In Pirellulales bacterium, the following proteins share a genomic window:
- a CDS encoding DUF1559 domain-containing protein, translating to MTRLRPFRAPTSLFRPAFTLVELLVVIAIIGILIALLLPAVQAAREAARRMQCSNHLKQVSLGMLNYENVWSKFPNSGNAMQDDYSPLARILPYLEQQSLSNLIDFRVNMGHVGKVDLPVALRPAAATVVPIFLCPSDAQEPVHDLKLFSEVIPYAGTNYAMNGGNAMDGKTAIMGETNGICYCNAKIKFADIRDGTTNTLAFTEALIGPGDSPALGGTPDIQAYRAVLASPSGLISLANAADTGGIAVVLPQVKSWDGTRNVHWLRGYPPGGPVLIGRFPPNSPVPDLISRSARIGAARSRHPGGVNAAFCDGSVRFVQDTIALPVWHAMFTRAGNDISTE from the coding sequence ATGACCCGATTGCGCCCCTTCCGCGCGCCGACGTCGCTATTTCGGCCCGCTTTCACGCTCGTCGAGCTACTCGTCGTGATCGCCATCATCGGCATCTTGATCGCGCTGTTGCTCCCCGCCGTGCAAGCCGCTCGCGAGGCCGCGCGGCGCATGCAATGCTCGAATCATCTGAAGCAAGTCAGCCTCGGCATGCTCAACTACGAGAATGTCTGGAGCAAGTTTCCCAACTCAGGCAACGCCATGCAGGACGACTACTCTCCCTTGGCGCGGATTCTCCCCTACCTCGAACAGCAGAGCCTTTCCAACCTGATCGACTTTCGCGTGAATATGGGACACGTCGGCAAGGTCGATCTGCCGGTCGCGCTCCGGCCGGCCGCAGCAACCGTGGTCCCAATATTCCTCTGTCCCAGTGACGCTCAAGAGCCGGTGCATGATCTCAAGTTGTTCTCCGAGGTGATTCCCTATGCTGGCACGAACTACGCGATGAATGGCGGCAATGCGATGGACGGCAAGACCGCCATCATGGGCGAAACCAATGGCATTTGTTATTGCAACGCCAAGATCAAGTTTGCCGATATTCGCGACGGCACCACGAACACCTTGGCTTTTACAGAAGCCCTGATCGGCCCCGGCGACTCACCCGCCCTCGGCGGCACGCCAGACATCCAGGCGTATCGTGCGGTCTTGGCGTCCCCCTCGGGACTGATCTCCTTGGCCAACGCGGCCGATACAGGCGGCATCGCCGTGGTGCTGCCGCAGGTCAAAAGTTGGGACGGCACCCGAAACGTCCATTGGCTGCGCGGGTATCCCCCGGGCGGTCCAGTCCTGATCGGACGTTTTCCACCCAATAGCCCCGTGCCCGACCTGATTAGTCGCTCGGCGCGAATCGGCGCGGCCCGCAGCCGACATCCCGGCGGTGTCAACGCCGCCTTCTGCGACGGCAGCGTGCGATTTGTTCAAGATACGATCGCCCTGCCCGTGTGGCATGCCATGTTCACGCGCGCCGGCAACGACATCAGCACGGAGTAG